The following are encoded in a window of Methanocaldococcus sp. genomic DNA:
- a CDS encoding thiamine pyrophosphate-binding protein has translation MKFLEFIVDFLQKNVKTIFSYPGEQIFPLYNEIENSSIKNIMAKDERGSGFMADGYARITNYIGVCLVTAGPGSTNLTTPIANAYKDNSSVLAITGRCERKYISKNYFQEINMDFLNFYKGYFINNADINSIVSAFRDCLYNKKPVQINIPSDVYKDKVDENDLYNNNIYYNNDNKINIDEIVDKINSELSNAKKPLFLIGQGIYGNLSYNEMLKISKILEKLDCPISTTFPSRGVIDENLNNCVGLVGRRGDIKSLLEADKIINFGSSLSYNTYVESVREKLLKKTVNINLKPKSIKELKEFFENLSIDNNWFYYKENKFSPKGDYSNKINEIIESIPKDSIIVTDAGKHTVFTCLLKKCIVPRNIISSHSFGSMGFGLPVSIGVKFGCIDFNIDRDIVLISGDGGFLMNVEELQVVSENNLKILMIVMKNNKLAEFCKIKNPNFNKLADAFGIDNCYIEKVDEISSTIKEFLKKDKPLLMVIETEDEKLPNPNM, from the coding sequence ATTAAATTTTTAGAATTTATAGTTGATTTCCTACAAAAAAATGTAAAAACAATATTTTCCTATCCCGGAGAGCAGATATTTCCACTTTATAATGAGATAGAAAATAGTAGTATAAAAAATATTATGGCTAAAGATGAGAGAGGATCTGGCTTTATGGCTGATGGTTATGCAAGAATAACTAACTATATAGGAGTTTGCTTGGTAACTGCTGGACCAGGAAGCACAAATTTAACTACTCCAATAGCTAATGCTTACAAAGATAACTCCTCAGTATTAGCCATAACTGGAAGATGCGAAAGAAAATATATTAGTAAAAATTACTTCCAAGAGATTAATATGGATTTTTTAAATTTTTACAAAGGGTATTTTATTAACAACGCTGATATAAATTCTATTGTTTCAGCATTTAGAGATTGTCTATACAACAAAAAGCCAGTTCAGATAAATATTCCCTCTGATGTATATAAAGATAAAGTTGATGAAAATGATTTATATAACAATAATATATATTATAATAATGATAATAAAATAAACATTGATGAAATTGTTGATAAAATAAACTCCGAACTGTCTAATGCTAAAAAACCACTATTTTTAATTGGGCAAGGGATTTATGGAAATTTAAGTTATAATGAAATGCTAAAAATATCCAAAATTTTGGAAAAATTAGATTGTCCAATATCTACAACATTTCCAAGTAGAGGAGTTATTGATGAAAATTTAAATAACTGTGTGGGTTTAGTTGGTAGAAGAGGAGATATAAAATCTTTATTGGAGGCAGATAAGATAATAAATTTTGGTTCGTCACTTTCATACAATACATATGTTGAAAGTGTTAGGGAAAAACTTTTAAAGAAAACTGTAAATATAAACCTAAAACCAAAAAGTATTAAAGAGTTAAAAGAATTTTTTGAAAATTTAAGTATAGATAATAATTGGTTTTACTACAAAGAAAATAAATTCTCTCCTAAGGGAGATTATTCTAATAAAATAAATGAGATAATTGAAAGTATTCCAAAAGATTCTATAATAGTTACAGACGCTGGAAAACATACGGTATTTACTTGCCTATTAAAAAAATGCATTGTTCCAAGAAATATTATTTCCTCTCATTCCTTTGGATCTATGGGCTTTGGTTTGCCAGTTTCAATAGGAGTTAAATTTGGATGTATCGATTTTAATATTGATAGAGATATTGTACTGATTAGTGGGGATGGAGGATTTTTAATGAATGTTGAAGAATTACAAGTAGTTTCTGAAAATAATTTAAAAATTTTAATGATTGTAATGAAAAATAATAAATTGGCTGAATTTTGTAAAATAAAAAATCCTAACTTTAATAAATTGGCTGATGCCTTTGGAATAGATAACTGCTACATAGAAAAAGTTGATGAGATTAGTTCAACAATTAAAGAGTTTTTAAAGAAAGATAAGCCATTATTAATGGTTATTGAGACAGAGGATGAAAAACTACCTAACCCAAATATGTAA